Proteins found in one Salvelinus alpinus chromosome 11, SLU_Salpinus.1, whole genome shotgun sequence genomic segment:
- the bik gene encoding bcl-2-interacting killer has protein sequence MVEHRRERRRAISLRAGPSEVDNVTLSDVNLRIHARAARTTGRQLAEIGDRLDREWAERLPNQWHVPQTLHVTRPAHALTRSIYRGIQEQLWGVKSLPGVARAWLASAVHRQATQRAETCVAWVSSIEPANCPGWAKATLATVALVATATICTALWKE, from the exons ATGGTGGAGCACAGAAGAGAGCGACGCCGTGCCATTTCCCTCAGGGCTGGACCTAGTGAGGTGGACAACGTCACCCTGTCTGATGTGAATCTCAG GATCCACGCCAGGGCTGCCCGGACTACAGGTCGTCAGCTGGCAGAGATTGGTGACAGACTGGACCGTGAATGGGCAGAGAGACTCCCTAACCAGTGGCATGTGCCACAAACTCTCCATGTGACAAGGCCTGCCCACGCCCTGACTAGAAGCATCTACAG GGGGATACAAGAACAGCTTTGGGGAGTGAAGAGTTTGCCTGGCGTGGCCAGAGCCTGGTTGGCCTCTGCTGTCCACAGGCAGGCTACACAGAGAGCAGAGACTTGCGTAGCCTGG GTTTCCAGTATTGAACCTGCTAACTGCCCTGGTTGGGCCAAAGCAACACTTGCCACTGTGGCACTGGTGGCCACGGCAACCATTTGCACTGCATTGTGGAAGGAGTAG